From Inquilinus sp. Marseille-Q2685:
CCACCACCAGCGGGTTCAGCGCGGCGTTCTTCGCCGCGACCTGGGCCCGGATCTGGTCCTTCATCCGCGGCTCCCAGAAATCCTTGATGTGCTTGCGCACGCCGGCCACCGCCTCCTCCTTGGGATAGGAGGCGAAGAAGGTGGCGATCTGGTTCGCCATCCGGATGATCTTGTCGGCGCTGCCGCTCATGCTTCGACCTTGGCTGGAAGCAGGGGGGAGAAATCGGTGTAGGCGGTCATGCCGTCGCCGCGGGCGAAGGCGATCAGGGTGACGCCGGCCGCCTTCGCCGTGTCGATGGCCAGGGTGGTCGGCGCCGAGATCGCGACCAGGATCGGGATCCCCGCCGCCGCCGACTTCTGCACCATCTCGAAGCTGCAGCGGCTGGTGATCACGCAGAAACCCTGGCCGGCGTCGATGTCCGCGCGAGCCAGAGCGCCGACCAGCTTGTCGAGCGCGTTGTGCCGGCCGACATCCTCGCGCACCAGCCGGATCCGTCCATCGCGGTCGGCCCAGGCGGCAGCGTGGACGGCGCCGGTGCGGCTGCGGATGTCCTGCAGACCGTCCAGATCGCGCAGCGCCCGGCGGATCGCCGCCCGCTCCACCTCGATCGGCTTCGGCGCGCGGCGATTGCGGCCGTGCAGGGTGTCGAGATCGCTGGTGCCGCAGATGCCGCAGCCGGTGCGGCCGGTGATGTTCCGCACCTTCTGCAGCATCTGCGAGAACTGCGCGCCGCGCAGCGCCATCCGCACCTCGACGCCGCGCTCCTCGTCGGCCGCGACCTCCTCGACCGTCAGATCGGCCGGCGCCTCGGCCAAGCCTTCGGTCAGGCTGAATCCGAGGGCGAAGTCCTCGAGATCGGCCGGCGATGCCATCATCACGGCATAGGACATGCCGTTGTAGACCAGCGCCACCGGCACCTCGGCCGCGACCACCTCCTCCACCGGCTCGGCCCGGTCGTCCCGGGTCAGCCGCCGGGCCGGCAGGCGCAGATCCGTCGGAGGCAGAGCCATGATTACTCCGCCGCCTCCTGCGGACGCTCGATCCGGATCGTCTTCTCGCGCAGCTCGCGATAGGCGATCTGCCAGTCGGACAGGCGGTTCACCCGCCGCACCTGCACCGCCGTCACCTTGTATTCCGGGCAGTTCGTGGCCCAGTCGGAATAGTCGGTGGTGACCACGTTGGCGCCGGTCTCGGCGTGGTGGAAGGTGGTGTAGACGACGCCGGGCTGCATCCGGTCGGAGATCCTGGCCCGCAGGCTGGTTTCGCCCGACCGGCTGGCCAGCGCCACCCAGTCGCCGTCGCGGATGCCGCGGTTCTCGGCGTCGGACGGATGGATCTCCAGCACGTCCTCGTCATGCCAGGCGATGTTGTCGGTGCGCCGGGTCTGGGCGCCGACATTGTACTGGCTGAGGATGCGGCCGGTGGTCAGCACCAGCGGGAAGCGCGGGCCCGTGCGCTCCTCGGTCGGCACGAACTCGGTGATCATGAACCGGCCCTTGCCGCGGACGAAGCGGTCGATATGCATGATCGGCGTGCCTTCCGGCGCCGCGTCGTTGCACGGCCACTGCACCGAGCCGAGCTCGTCCAGCCGCTGGAACGAGACGTTCTTGAAGGTCGGCGTGGTCCGGGCGATCTCGTCCATGATCTCGCTCGGATGGTTGTAGCGCATCGGGTAGCCGATCGCCTCCGACAGCATCATCGTCACCTCCCAGTCGGCATAGCCGGCCTTGGGCGGGATGGCGCGCCGGACACGGCTGATCCGCCGCTCGGCATTGGTGAAGGTGCCGTCCTTCTCGAGGAAGGAGGAGCCGGGCAGGAACACATGGGCATAGCTGGCGGTCTCGTTCAGGAACAGGTCCTGGACGATGACGCATTCCATCGCCGCGAGGCCGGCGGTGACGTGCTTCACGTCGGGGTCGGATTGGGCGATGTCCTCGCCCTGGATGTAGATGCCCTTGTAGGTGCCCTCGACCGCGGCATCGAGCATGTTCGGGATGCGCAGGCCCGGCTCGGCCGACAGCGACACCTCCCACATCTCCTCGTAGATCTTGCGCACCTCGTCGCCGGAGACGTGACGGTAGCCCGGGAACTCGTGCGGGAAGGACCCCATGTCGCAGGAGCCCTGGACGTTGTTCTGGCCGCGCAGCGGGTTCACGCCGACTCCGCGCCGGCCGATATTGCCGGTCAGCATCGCCAGGTTCGCCATGCCCATGACCATGGTCGAGCCCTGGCTGTGCTCGGTGACGCCGAGGCCGTAATAGATCGCGGCCCGGCCGCCGGTGGCGTAGAGCCGCGCCGCCGCCCGCACCTCCGCCGCCGGCACGCCGGTGATCTGCTCCACCGCCTCCGGCGAATGGCGCGGATCGGCGATGAACTCGGCCCACCGCGAGAACTCGGCCAGGTCGCAGCGCTCGCGGATGTAGTCATCCGCCGCCAGCCCCTCGGTCACGATCACATGCGCCATAGCATTGATGACCGCGACATTGCTGCCGGGCTTCAGCTGCAGGTGATGGTCGGCCTTGATGTGGGCCGACTTCACCAGGTCGATGCGGCGCGGATCGACCACGATCAGCCGGGCGCCCTCGCGCAGCCGGCGCTTCATCCGGCTGCCGAACACCGGATGAGCATCGGTCGGGTTGGCGCCGATCACCACCATCACATCGGTCTCGTCGACGCTGTCGAAATCCTGGGTGCCGGCCGAGGTGCCGAAAGTCTGGCCCAGGCCGTAGCCGGTCGGCGAATGGCAGACCCGGGCGCAGGTGTCGACATTGTTGTTGCCGAAGCCCGCGCGGATCATCTTCTGGACGAGATAGGTCTCCTCGTTGGTGCAGCGCGACGAGGTGATGCCGCCGATCGAATCCCGGCCGTAGGTGGCCTGGATCCGCTTCAGTTCGGAGGCGGCATAGGCGATCGCCTCCTCCCACGACACCTCGCGCCACGGATCGGTGATCTTCTTCCGGATCATCGGCTTGGTGATCCGGTCCTTGTGCGTGGCGTAGCCCCAGGCGAAGCGGCCCTTGACGCAGCTGTGGCCGTGATTGGCCTTGCCGTCCTTGTACGGCGTCATCCGCACCACCTCGGTGCCCTGCATCTCGGCCTTGAAGGCGCAGCCGACGCCGCAATAGGCGCATGTGGTGACCACCGAATGCTCGGGCTGGCCCGCATTGATGATGCTGTTCTCCATCAGCGTCGCGGTCGGGCAGGCCTGGACGCAGGCGCCGCAGGACACGCACTCGCTCTCCTTGAAGCCATCATCCTGGCCGGCCGAGACGAAGGAGGCGAAGCCGCGCCCGTCGATGGTCAGGGCGAAGGTGCCCTGGACCTCCTCGCAGGCCCGGACGCAGCGCGAGCAGACGATGCACTTGGTGGGGTCGAAGGTGAAATACGGGTTGGAGGTGTCCTTCTCGCCGACCAGGTGGTTGGCGCCGTCATAGCCGTAGCGCACCTCGCGCAGGCCCACGACGCCGGCCATGTCCTGCAGCTCGCAGTCGCCGTTGGCGGCGCAGGTCAGGCAGTCCAGCGGGTGGTCCGAGATGTACAGCTCCATCACGTTCCGGCGCAGCTTCGCCAGCTTCGGCGTCTGCGTCCGGACCTTCATGCCGGGCTCGACCGGCGTCGTGCAGGAGGCGGGCGTGCCGCGCCGCCCCTCGATCTCGACGACGCAGAGCCGGCAGGAGCCGAAGGGCTCCAGGCTGTCGGTCGCGCACAGCTTCGGGATCGCGGTCTCGATCTCCGCCGCCGCGCGCATCACAGAGGTGCCGGCGGGCACGGTCACGACCTGGCCGTCGATCTCCAGCGTCACCAGGCTGGTCGACGTCCGGGCCGGGGTCCCGAAATCCTGTTCCGTCACGAGAGCCATAGGATGGACTCCTTACTCCGCCGCCTGCGCCGGGGCGGGCGCGCGGTCGAAATCCTCGGGGAAATGGGTCAGGGCGCTGAGCACCGGATAGGGGGTGAGGCCGCCGAGGGCGCAGAGCGACCCGTCCAGCATGGTCTCGCACAGGTCCTCGATCAGCGTCAGGTTGCGGCCGAGCTCGCGCCCGCCGGTGTCCCGGTTGGCGATGATCTTGTCGATCGTCTCGGCGCCGCGGGTCGAGCCGATGCGGCAGGGCGTGCACTTGCCACAGCTCTCGATGGCGCAGAACTCCATGGCGAAGCGGGCCTGGACCGCGAGGTCGACACGGTCATCGAACACCACCACGCCGCCGTGGCCCAGCATGCCCTTCTTCGCCGCCATCGACTCGTAGTCGAGCGGCGTGTCCAGCAGGCTCTCCGGGAAATAGGCGCCGAGGGGGCCGCCGACCTGGACCGCACGCAGCGGCCGGCCGCTGGCGGTGCCGCCGCCGAAGCCCTCGATCAGCTCGCGCAGGGTCAGGCCGAAGGCGACCTCGACCAGCCCGCCGCGCTTGACGTTGCCGGCCAGCTGCAGCGGCTGGGTGCCGCGCGACCGGCCGGTGCCGTAATCGGCGTAGAAGGCGGCGCCCTTGTCGAGAATGATCGGCACCGAGGTCAGCGACAGCACGTTGTTGATCACGGTCGGCCGGCCGAACAGGCCCTTCAGCGCCGGCAGCGGCGGCTTCGGCCGGACCATGCCGCGCTTGCCTTCCAGGCTCTCCAGCAGCGAGGTCTCCTCGCCGCAGATATAGGCGCCGGCGCCGACCCGGACCTCCAGATCGAAGCGCTTGCCGCTGCCCAACACGCTGGGGCCCAGCACGCGGCGCTGATAGGCGATGTCGATCGCCGCGTTCATCGCCGCCACCGCATGCGGGTATTCGGAGCGGATGTAGACAAAGCCCTTGGTGGCGCCGGTGGCGATGCCGGCGATGATCATGCCTTCGACCAGCAGGAACGGGTCGCCTTCCATGATCATGCGGTCTGCGAAGGTGCCGCTGTCGCCCTCGTCGGCGTTGCAGACGATGTACTTCCGGTCGGCCTCGGCCTGCAGCACGGTGCGCCACTTGATGCCGGTGGGGAAGCCGGCGCCGCCGCGGCCGCGCAGGCCGGAGGCCACAACCGTCTCGACGATCGCCGCCGGCTCCATGGCGAGGGCGGCGCGCAGGCCCTTCAGCCCGTCATGCGCCTCGTAATCGTCCAGCGACAGCGGGTCGGTGATGCCGCAGCGGGCGAAGGTCAGGCGCTGCTGCCTGGCGAGATAGGGAATCTCCTCCGGCCGGCCGTGGCGGAGCGGGTGGTCGCCGCCCTCGGCAAATCCGGCGGCGAAGAGGCCGGGCACGTCCTCTGGCGCGACCGGGCCGTAGCCGATACGGCCGGCCGGCGTCTCGACCTCGACGAAGGGCTCCAGCCACAGCAGGCCGCGCGAGCCGTTGCGGACCAGCTGCAGCGCGATGCCGCGGGCGGCGGCCTCGGCCTGGATCGCGCGGGCAACGTCGTCGGCCCCGACCGAGATCGCAGCGGCGTCGCGGGGGACGAAGACCTTCATCGCGCCGCCTCCATGGCATCCACGATGCGGTCGAGGCGCCTCGCGTCGATACGGCCGACCAGCTCGCCATCGGCCATCGCCGCCGGGGCGCAGGCGCAGTTGCCGAGGCA
This genomic window contains:
- the fdhD gene encoding formate dehydrogenase accessory sulfurtransferase FdhD, coding for MALPPTDLRLPARRLTRDDRAEPVEEVVAAEVPVALVYNGMSYAVMMASPADLEDFALGFSLTEGLAEAPADLTVEEVAADEERGVEVRMALRGAQFSQMLQKVRNITGRTGCGICGTSDLDTLHGRNRRAPKPIEVERAAIRRALRDLDGLQDIRSRTGAVHAAAWADRDGRIRLVREDVGRHNALDKLVGALARADIDAGQGFCVITSRCSFEMVQKSAAAGIPILVAISAPTTLAIDTAKAAGVTLIAFARGDGMTAYTDFSPLLPAKVEA
- the fdhF gene encoding formate dehydrogenase subunit alpha, which produces MALVTEQDFGTPARTSTSLVTLEIDGQVVTVPAGTSVMRAAAEIETAIPKLCATDSLEPFGSCRLCVVEIEGRRGTPASCTTPVEPGMKVRTQTPKLAKLRRNVMELYISDHPLDCLTCAANGDCELQDMAGVVGLREVRYGYDGANHLVGEKDTSNPYFTFDPTKCIVCSRCVRACEEVQGTFALTIDGRGFASFVSAGQDDGFKESECVSCGACVQACPTATLMENSIINAGQPEHSVVTTCAYCGVGCAFKAEMQGTEVVRMTPYKDGKANHGHSCVKGRFAWGYATHKDRITKPMIRKKITDPWREVSWEEAIAYAASELKRIQATYGRDSIGGITSSRCTNEETYLVQKMIRAGFGNNNVDTCARVCHSPTGYGLGQTFGTSAGTQDFDSVDETDVMVVIGANPTDAHPVFGSRMKRRLREGARLIVVDPRRIDLVKSAHIKADHHLQLKPGSNVAVINAMAHVIVTEGLAADDYIRERCDLAEFSRWAEFIADPRHSPEAVEQITGVPAAEVRAAARLYATGGRAAIYYGLGVTEHSQGSTMVMGMANLAMLTGNIGRRGVGVNPLRGQNNVQGSCDMGSFPHEFPGYRHVSGDEVRKIYEEMWEVSLSAEPGLRIPNMLDAAVEGTYKGIYIQGEDIAQSDPDVKHVTAGLAAMECVIVQDLFLNETASYAHVFLPGSSFLEKDGTFTNAERRISRVRRAIPPKAGYADWEVTMMLSEAIGYPMRYNHPSEIMDEIARTTPTFKNVSFQRLDELGSVQWPCNDAAPEGTPIMHIDRFVRGKGRFMITEFVPTEERTGPRFPLVLTTGRILSQYNVGAQTRRTDNIAWHDEDVLEIHPSDAENRGIRDGDWVALASRSGETSLRARISDRMQPGVVYTTFHHAETGANVVTTDYSDWATNCPEYKVTAVQVRRVNRLSDWQIAYRELREKTIRIERPQEAAE
- a CDS encoding NADH-quinone oxidoreductase subunit NuoF — translated: MKVFVPRDAAAISVGADDVARAIQAEAAARGIALQLVRNGSRGLLWLEPFVEVETPAGRIGYGPVAPEDVPGLFAAGFAEGGDHPLRHGRPEEIPYLARQQRLTFARCGITDPLSLDDYEAHDGLKGLRAALAMEPAAIVETVVASGLRGRGGAGFPTGIKWRTVLQAEADRKYIVCNADEGDSGTFADRMIMEGDPFLLVEGMIIAGIATGATKGFVYIRSEYPHAVAAMNAAIDIAYQRRVLGPSVLGSGKRFDLEVRVGAGAYICGEETSLLESLEGKRGMVRPKPPLPALKGLFGRPTVINNVLSLTSVPIILDKGAAFYADYGTGRSRGTQPLQLAGNVKRGGLVEVAFGLTLRELIEGFGGGTASGRPLRAVQVGGPLGAYFPESLLDTPLDYESMAAKKGMLGHGGVVVFDDRVDLAVQARFAMEFCAIESCGKCTPCRIGSTRGAETIDKIIANRDTGGRELGRNLTLIEDLCETMLDGSLCALGGLTPYPVLSALTHFPEDFDRAPAPAQAAE
- a CDS encoding formate dehydrogenase subunit delta, with amino-acid sequence MSGSADKIIRMANQIATFFASYPKEEAVAGVRKHIKDFWEPRMKDQIRAQVAAKNAALNPLVVEAVETLPR